GCATTAATGTTAACAATATTTGCTCTTCAAGATAGTTTTGGTACTGCTTGTAACGTAACAGGAGATGGAGCATTAACAATGATATTAAATGGATTATATGGAAGTAAGATTAAATAGTAATTAAAAAAATAGAATAGTGATCAAATAAAAATCTGCCAACTTATAAGAAATTTTAAGTTGGCAGATTCTTTTTAAAATTTTATGTTTTCCATTCGATCAAAAGCTTCTTTTAATAAAGGTATTTCCAAAGTACAAGCTATTCTAATGAATCCTTCTCCACCAAAAGTCTTGCCACTTATAACCATAATTCCATAATTTTCAACTAAAAATTTTGAAAATTCATCAGAAGTCATTTTAGTTTTTTCAATATTTATGAACAAATATATTCCTCCTTGAGGTTTAAAGCAATCTAGATAAGAAATATTTTTTATTCTATTATATGAATAATCAACTCTTTCTTTAAAAATAGGAACAATATCTTTTTTTATTCTTTTGAAATCTTTAATAGCATGAAGAGCACCTCGTTGGGAAATAGCTGGAGCACTATAGATTATAGCTTCATTAATAAAGCTCATACAGTCAATTATATCCTTGCTACCAATTGCATAACCTATACGCCATCCAGTCATTGCAAAGTCCTTAGAGAAGCTACAGATGCTCACAGTTCTTTCTTTCATATCTGGTAATGTATAAATTGGGGTAAAAGAATTATTATATGTATAAAAATCATAAACATCATCAGCTATAATAAGAAGATTATATTTTATTGCAATTTCTCTTATAATATTAAGACTTTCAATATTATAACAAACTCCAGTTGGGTTAGAAGGAGAGTTTACTATAATTGCTTTTGTTTTAGATGAAATACTTTTTTCTAAATCCTCTTTGATAATTTGGAAATTATTTGAAAATTTTGTTTCAACCACTTTAGTAATTCCATTTGCAAGGGAAATAGCATCTGCGTATACTGGGAAAAATGGTGCTAGAACAACAATTTCATCTCCAGGATTAGTAATTGAATTTATTAAAAGATAGATAGCGTGGCAAGCTCCAGTAACAACTAAAACATTTTCCATTGAAAAATTATAGTTGTTAAAATTAGTTCTATGATAGTTACAAATCTCCTCTCTCAATTCAGGATAACCATAGGGATCAGTGTAGTGTGTATGTCCATTGAGAGCATCTTTCATAGCTTTTTCTATTACTATTTTATCAGTTGTAATATCTAAGTCTCCAATTCCCAAATTAATAGGTGAATATTTACAGTTTTTATTAAAAGTATTACTACCCATTGAATGGGTCATGTTTTTAAATCTCTTTGCAATAAAATTATTCATACGGACCTCCTAGTAAATTATTTATAAAGTAGAGCATTTTTTAAATTTGTTTCATTAATATTAAAGTCAAAATCAATAATATCTGGAGAATTTAGTATATTCTTTAATATTTCATTTTCTTCCTTTAAAAAGTCCTCTAAAGGTACAATCTCTTCTAAGGATATAGGTAATTTTAAATTTTTATAAAAATCTAAAAGGAGATTATATTCTTCATGTTTTTCTTCAATTAAAAGTTGAACTAAAATACCAAAAGCAACAACTTCCCCATGAAGATGATCTTTTTCAACACTTGGTAAAGTTGTAAGTCCATAAAAAACTGAATGAGCTATTCCTCCATTGAAAAATTCGTCAACTAAATTAGAAACCATACCAGTGTTAACTATAATAGTAAGAACAACTTGTTTAAATTCCTCTGTTATTTCAGATTCAAAATATGCTATTTTTGAATTATCTAGAATAATGTTTTTACAATTATTAGCAAGTTCTATCCCCATTAGACTTGGAAAATTAATTTTTGAGTTTTCTTTACTTAAATTTTCTTTTTTTAAATTAACTTCATAGTATTTTCCTAAAGTGTCCCCTATTCCAGCCCATAAATATTGATTAGGTGCGTTATTTATAGTCTCTAAGTCTATAAAAACTTTGTTTGGAGGAGTTTTAAGAAAATATAAATCTTTAAATGAATGATCGTTATTATATACCACAGAAACAGCAGAAGTACTAGCACAAGTTGAGGCTATTGTAGGGATGGCAAAGAGTTCTACATTTATTTTAGAAGCTATAATTTTTCCTGTATCAACAGCTTTTCCTCCTCCTGCAGCAATAACAAGATCAAAATTTTCTGTGGAAATTGAATCAATAATGTCTTGAGAATGCTCATAAGAACATTCTCCAAGGTATTTTTTTAATGTATAATTTTTATTTTCTAGTATTGGTAAAAATTTTTCTTTAATAGCATTAAATGATTTTTCACCAGTTACAATTAGAATATTATTAAAATCTTTTATTTCTTTTTTTAATGTTTCCCAAATTTGGTTATTAACAAAATAATTTGTAAAATTAAAGTTTTCTTCCATTTTTACACTCCATATTTTTTTCTTAAGTTGGAAATAGTTCCATCTTTTAACATTTCGCTTAAAGCAGTATTTACTTTTTCAAGAAGTTCTGGATATTTTTTGTTAACAGCTATTGCTTTAGGTTCTCCAGCTAAAGTTCCAATTAACATTAGATCTTTATTGTGAGAAACATAGTTATCTCCAACACTTTTATCAACTACCATAGCATCTATTTTCCCAGCTTTTAAAGCTACAAGGGCAGGTGTATTACCATTAAAAGGAATTACTTTTGAATTTTTAATTTTTTTAGCACTTGCCTCTTTAGTTGTACCAAGTTCTGCTCCAAAAGTTTTCCCTTCCAATTCAGCAATTGAATTTATAGGATTACTTTTACTTCCTATAAAGGCAACTTCAGAAGAAAGATAAGGCACTGAAAAGTTAACAGCTTTAGCTCTTTGTGGAGTGATGCTCATTCCTGCAATAACAAGGTCAAGTTTGTTAGTTTGAAGAGCTGGAATTAAACCGTCAAAGGACATATTAGACCATTTGTATTCAACTCCCATTCTCTTTGTTAGTTCAGTTATAATATCAGCGTCTAATCCTGAAATTTTATTATTTTCCATATATTCAAATGGTGGATACTCAGCATTTGTTCCAATATATAGTTTTGAACTTCCAAAGGAAAAGGTAAAAGTGATAATAGACAGTATAAAGATTATAAATTTTTTCATAGTGGTTCCTCCTTAAAATAAATAAAAAAAAAAGACAATTATCCTAGTTAAAAGAATAAATGTCTATAATTACAAAATTAATAAATAAAAATTGAAACAAAATTAAAATTATAAATTAAGAAATTTTTCCATAGGAATACAAATTAATATTAACATTAAATTTTAATATACTCCTTAGGCTCCTTAGCTTCATAATAATCCTCCTTCAATTTAGTTGAAATGATTATAATATAAATAAGAGGAAAAGTCAATAAAAAGATAAAGAAAAAAATGCGGATTAACCGCATTTTTTAGTTTTCTTCTATATATTTTTTTAATCTGTTAACTACTTCTTCTAAGATAGGGAGATCGTAGATAGAAGATATTCTAAAATAATTTTCTACACCAAAGGCTACACCTGGCACTAGGGCAATCTTTGATTTTTTAAGTAAATCAATAGCAAAATCATAAGATTTTAACTTTGAAATTTTAGAATAATTAACAAAAATATAGAAAGCTCCTTTAGGTTTAACTGGATCAAGTCCTAATTTTTTAAACTCTTCATATAAATAAAGAGCTCTTTTTTTATAAACATTTTTAAATTCACTTCTGTCATCAAATTTTTCCATGGCAACTTCTCCTGCAAGTATTGAAACAGCCATTGGGGAACTTAATGTATAAAGAGTTGTGTTTAAAAAGTTTTTTCTATATTCAAGTGGGAAAATAGTATAACCTATTCTCCAACCAGTCATAGAATGAGATTTTGAAAATCCATTTATAATAATAAGTTGATCTTTTAGATTTTTAAATAAACCAAAAGAATAAAATTCTTCAAAGGCAAGTTCACTGTAAATTTCGTCAGAAATTACGAATAAATCTTTTCCTGCTAAAAAGTCAGCAAGATTTTTCATTTCTTCATATCCCATAACATTTCCTGTGGGATTACAAGGGTTGCAAAATAGTACGGCCTTTGTTTTATTAGTTATATACTTTTCTAAAACTTCAGGGGTTAAAACAAAATCATGTTTTGATATATCAATTGGTACAGGCTTTGCATAACAAAGTTCAATCATAGGAGGATAACCTGCATAATATGGAGCAAGTACAATTACTTCATCCCCTGGGTTAAGTATAGTTCTAAAGCAAGAAGAGATAGCCTCTGAAGCCCCTACATTTACAATGACATTATCAGTTTTATATGATGTATTATATTTTTTATTATAATGGTTGGCAATGAGAGAACGAATGCTTTCTCCTCCACCTGTTGGTGGATATCCAAGTTTTATTTTTTTAGCTTTTTCAAATGCTCCTATTACAATTTCCTCAGGTGTTTCTAAATCAGGTTCACCTACAGTTAAATCTATAACATTTGAATAATTTAGAGCTTCTTCTTTTAATGCTCTAATTAAAGAATATTGTAAACCACTAACTACTTTATTTATTTCCATTTATGTCTCCTTTGCTTAAGATTATTTTCTTAAGTCTTCAACAAGTTGAGTTTTTCCTAAAGTTTTATCATCAACTGTTTTTATTATTTTAGCGGGATTTCCTCCAACAACAGCTCCTGCAGGAACATCTTGTAATACTATAGATCCAGCTCCAACAACGGCTCCTTTTCCAATTCTAATTCCTTCAATAACTACAGAATTAGCACCAATTAAAACATTGTCTTCAACTATTACAGGCGTTGCAGAAGAAGGCTCAATAACTCCAGCTAAAACTGCGCCAGCTCCAATATGACAATTTTTTCCAACAGTAGCTCTACCCCCTAGGATAGCCCCCATGTCTATCATTGTATTTTCTCCAATTATAGACCCAATATTTATAACAGCTCCCATCATGATAACTGCATTATCTCCAATGGTAACTTTATCTCTTATAACAGCTCCAGGTTCTATTCTTGCTTTTATATTTCTAAGGTCAAGAGTAGGAACTCCAGAATTTCTTCTGTCATTTTCAATATGAAATTCTGTGATCATATCTTTGTATTCTTCCAATACTCTAGATATTTCTTCAGATTCTCCAATTAAGATATAAGAACCTTCTCCTTTAAAAACTTTTGCAGTTGTTTTTAAATTGTCTAGGTCTCCATTGATATATGCTTTTACAGGTGTACTTTTTGTTGAGTTTTTTATAAATGCGATTATTTCTTCAGCAGTGTTTAATTTGTTCATTGATTTCCTCCAATTAAAATATATCTTTCATAGAATAAAGTCCAGCAGGTTTATTAGCTAAGAATTTAGCAGCAGTTAAAGCACCTTCAGCAAATATTTTTTTAGACATTGCTGTATGTTTTATTTCAATTATTTCATCATTACCACAGAATAAAACAGAATGTTCTCCAACTATAGTTCCTCCTCTAACAACATGCACTCCAATTTCATTTTTTTCTCTTTTCTTAATACCTTCTCTACCATATTGTTCTATCATTTTATCTTGGCAACCATTTTCAATAACTTCCAAAATACTTTTAGCAGTTCCACTAGGTGAATCTACCTTTTTATTGTGATGTTTTTCAATAACTTCAATGTCATATTTTCCATATAATACAGGTACAATTTTCTTAAGGATATCTTGCATTAAATTAACTCCAAGAGACATATTAGAAGATAAAAGAATAGGTATTTCTTTTGAGAATTCCTTTAATTTTTCTAAAGTTTCATTATCATATCCAGTAGTTGCAATAACTAGTGGAAGTTTGTTATTTTTAGCATAGTCAAGAAGTGAATTTAACCTAGAAAAATGAGAAAAATCAATAATTACATTTCCCTTTTCATTTGTTAATTCATCTGCAAAACCACTTAAATTTAGATTTTTATCATCTGCGATTAAATTAGAAACTTCTTTTCCCATAGCTCCTGTTCCGTGTATAATTATATCCATTTTTCAACTCCATATTCATTTAATATTTTATGTAAAGTTAGTTTATTTTCTTCAAACATTTCCCCAAGAGGTAATCTGCAAGGACCAACTTCATATCCTAAAAAATTCATAGCATCTTTTATTGGGATAGGGTTTGTTTCAATAAATAAAGCATTTACTAAACCATTATAATCTAATTGTAATCTCATTCCTTTATTTATGTCACTATTTAAAAATGAAATAACCATTTCGTGAGTTATTTTAGGTATTATATTAGCTGAAACAGAAATAACACCTCTTGCTCCAAGGGATAACAAAGGAATAACCATGTCATCATTACCAGAATAAATTGTAAGGGAAGGTACTACTCTAGCAATTTCAGCAGCATATGAAATATTTCCACTAGCTTCTTTAATTGCAATAATATTATCAATCTCAGCTAATTTTTTCAAAAGAGGTATTGATAAATTAACACCTGTTCTAGAAGGTACATTATAAAGAATGATTGGACAATCAACAGCTTCAGCAATGGATTTGTAATGGTTGTAAATACCATTCTCATTTCCTTTGTTGTAATAAGGTGTAACAATTAATAATCCATCTACTCCAAGTTTTGTAGCAGCAATACTAAATTCCAAAGCATGTCTAGTATCATTTGAACCAGTTCCTGCAATAACAGGAATTCTATTATTAATAACGTCAACAGTAAATCTAATTACGTCTAAGCTTTCTTCATCTGTCATAGTTGCAGATTCTCCAGTTGTTCCATTAATAACAATAGCATCTGTATTATTTTCAACATGGAATTCTAGAAGTTCTTTAAGTTTAGGATAGTTTACCTCCATTGAATTTGTAAATGGTGTAATAATTGCAACTCCTGATCCTGTAAATAAGGTCATATTTATTCCTCCTGTTTAGATTATTTATATATTAAGTGATTTTATAATTTGAGCAGTATTCATAGTTGCTCTTTTTTATTAAATTGTAGAAAATTATTAATGGTACTTAGTATTTGACGTAAATAAATACAATTCTGTTATTTATAACTAATTTTTTATAAATTAAATTCTTTAGCAACAGCTTTTACAGCAGTCTCAACTAAATCTCTATCAATACTAGATGAGACACTTATTTCAGAAGTAGTTACTTGATAAAAATTAATGTTAGCTCTACTTAAAGATGAAAAGAATCGTCCAGCAATACCTGAATTATTAATCATTCCAACTCCAACTATTGAAATCATACCTAAATTATCATTATAGTCAACTTCAGCTTCTGGAATATTAGCTTTTACTTTGCTAATAACTTGTTCTAATAAATATTTTTCATCAGAGTTACAACTGAAAGAAAGGTCAACATGGCAATCCTTTGTCATATTTTGTGTAATCATATTTATATTTAATCCCCCAGCATCTACAAGTGAGAATATTTCAGCTATTTTTTCACTAGAATATCCAATATTTAAGATTCTAGTAATAATAATTTCCTTTGTAACACTTATTCCTGTAACTAATTTCTCCTCTAAATCATTAATTGTATTCATAATATAAGTTCCTCCTGATTCGTTTAAAGATTTACCAACGAAGATAGGCACATTGTATTTTTTACCTATTTCCACAGCTCTAGTTTCCATAACTCCAGCTCCTAAATTAGACATTTCCATCATTTCTTCATAGGATAATTTTTCTATAAATTTAGCACCAGGATGAATTCTAGGATCAACGCTATATATTCCGTCAACATCAGTATAGATTCTACATTCACACTGTAATGTTGCTGCTAGTGCAACTGCACTAGTGTCAGATCCACCTCTTCCAAGAGTTGTGATATCTCCATCTTCATTAATTCCTTGAAAACCAGCTACAACAACAATTTTACCTTTTTTAAGATAACATTTAATTTTTTCAGCATCAATACTATTAATTTTACTTTTTGTATGAACTCCAGTAGTTAGAATATTTGCTTGAGATCCTGTTAGAGAAATAGCACTTGAACCCATTGAATTAATTGCCATTGAAATAAGAGAAACAGTTTGTTGTTCTCCAGTTGAAAGAAGAGAATCCAATTCCCTTTGATCAGGATTTTCAGAAATATCTTTGGCAAGAGATATTAATTTATTGGTAGTTTTACCCATTGCAGAAGCAACTACAACTATCTCACTATATTTAGTTTCTTTTAATTTTATAATATACTTGGCAATAGCTTTTATTTTATCAATTGTTGCAACACTAGAACCACCGTACTTTAACACTACTCTCATTTATAAATCTCCTTTGTAATAAAATTTAATTAAATAAAAAAACCAACAGTCAACAAACTGTTGGTCTAGTAATTTCTACTAAAGCTCATACTAAAATTTTAGTAAGACACAACAGAAAGCACAACATTGAATACTCAATGACAGTAGTGCAACTGTTAATTACACTCCCAATATAAACTTTACCTAAAGTTTATACTTCGGCAACTTTCCCTTTCACTATATTTCAAAGTTTTAGGTAAACTCCATATAGTTAATAATGTCAACTGCTCCTCAATCTGGTTTATATTTAATTAATGCATATTATACACGGATATTCATTAAATTAACAATATATTCTATAAATGTTATAATGAAATAGAATATATTTTATTTAGTTGCTATTTTGTATTAAACTTGTTTTAATTAGGTGAAAGAAAAAATAGGAGGAGAGTTCATGAAAAAAAATGCGTTTTTAGAATCAGCAGATAGGGTGGAGGATTTTGTTGTAAATATTAGAAGAAAATTACATAAATATCCAGAATTAGATTTTTCTCTTCCAAAAACAACTGAAATAATTTGTGATACATTGGACCAATTAAAGATAAACTATAAAAAAAATATAGGTAAAAGTGGCATTGTTGCAGAGATAGAGGGTAAAAATAAAGATATAACATTAGCCTTTAGAGCTGACATGGATGCACTCCCTATTTTGGAAGAGACTGAATGTGACTTTAAGTCAGAGCATAGGGGGAAAATGCATGCTTGTGGACATGATGCTCACATGAGTGTTTTGCTTGGTGTAGCAAAGGTTATTTCTGAAAATATTAAAGAATTACCTTGTAATGTAAAATTAATATTTCAACCTGCAGAGGAGACAACAGGTGGTGCACTGCCTATGATTAAAGAAGGTGTTCTTGAAAATGTAGATGGAATATTTGGATTACATGTGGATCCTTCAATAAGTGCAGGGAAAATAGGAATTAAATATGGGCCTATGAATGCAGCTTCAACAAGAATAAAAATAAGAATAAAAGGAAAAAGTTGTCATGGAGCTTATCCTAGTACAGGGGTTGACTCAATAGTTGTAGCAGCCCAAGTAATAACTGCTCTTCAAACAATAGTTAGTAGAAGCATAGATTCAAGAGAATCTTTAGTTTTAAGTTTTGGAAAAATTATAGGTGGAGAAACAGAAAATGTAATAACTGGAGATGTTTTATTAGAAGGTGTAATAAGAACTCTTTCTAATAAATTAAGGGACTCAGTAAAACCTAAAATAAAAAATATGGTTACATTAATATGCGAAGGTATGGGAGCAGTAGGGGAAGTTGAATATATTGATAGTTATATGGCTCTTATAAATAATGACAAATTTGTTGATATTGTAAAGAAAAGTGGAGAAAATGTACTAGAGAGTAAAAATGTTAAGGAAAAGAAAATTCCTGAAATGGTAGTTGAAGATTTTGCCTATTATTTAGATAAGGTTCCAGGAGCTTTTTTTAATCTTGGAGTTGGAATGAGAACAAAAGAAAATAAACCACTTCATAACGGATCATTTTCTATAGATGAAAAATCTCTTGCTATTGGAGTAAAAGTTCAGGTTATGAATTTGTTAAATGCCTATGAATATTTAAATAAAAATAATGACAATTAATTAAGATTTTTTATAAAAAGAGGGAATTTAATTTCCCTCTTTTTTATTTTAGTTGACTAATATAAAAAATAGTGATAGTATTATTTTAGTACCCCCCTATACGGGGGCCAAGAGGAGGAAGAAGAATGAATGAAGAAAGAAAGAAAGCGTTACAAACTTTAAAGATAGCAAAAGGACAAGTGGAAGCTTCAATTAAAATGATAGAGGAAGACAGATATTGTATAGATATTTCAAATCAAATTTTAGCTTCTCAATCTCTTCTAAAAAAAGCTGATATATTAATAATTAAGCAGCATATGAAACATTGTGTAAAAGAATCATTTGAAAATAATAATGAGGATGAAAAAATAGATGAAGTAATAAAACTTTTAACTAAGATGATTGGAAAATAAGGAAAGGGATAATTATGACAAATAAAACACTAAAAATTCAAGGAATGACATGTGCTGCTTGTGCAAAAACAGTTGAAAAAGTTAGTAAAAAATTAGAAGGAGTTAATGAGGCAAATGTTAATTTAGCAACAGAAAATTTAAATATTACCTTTGATGAAAATGTATTTTCAGAAGAGAAATTAAAAAAAGCTATAGAAGATGCAGGGTATACAGCTTTAAATGAAAAAGAGGCTCCTTCCTTTGAGGAGAATAAGAGTGAAAAAGAAAAAGAAGTGAAAATTTTCTGGAAAAGATTTATAATATTAGCTATATTTACAATACCTCTTTTGTATATATCCATGGGACATATGTTTGGTCTACCATTACCTGGTTTTTTAAATCCTAATATTAGTCCAATTAATTTTGCTTTATCTCAATTAATATTAACAATACCAGTTGTAATATTGGGATATAAATTTTATACAGTTGGGATTAAAACTCTAGTTAAAGGAAATCCTAATATGGATTCATTGATAGCTATAGGTACTGGTGCAGCATTTCTTTATGGAGTATATGCAGTTTATCAGGTTATAAATGGAAACATTTTTTATGCAAAAAATTTATATTTTGAATCAGCAGCAGTTATTATTACTTTAATTTCTTTAGGGAAATATTTAGAAGCTGTTTCCAAGGGGAAAACTTCAGAAGCAATAAAAAAATTAATAGATTTAGCACCTAAAACAGCTGTAGTTATAAAAAATAATAGAGAAATAATTACTCCAATTGAAGAGGTTAAAGTTGGAGATATAATAATTGTAAAACCAGGAGAAAAGTTCCCAGTTGACGGGGAAATTATAGATGGTCATACTTCAGTTGACGAATCAATGCTTACTGGAGAAAGTATTCCTATAGAAAAAAATGTAGGGGATAATTTAGTAGGAGCAAGTATTAATAAAAATGGATTTATAAAATATAAGGCAACAAAAATAGGAGAAGATACTACTCTTGCTCAAATAATAAAATTAGTTGAAAATGCCCAAGGTTCAAAGGCTCCAATTGCTAATTTAGCAGATATTATAGCAGGATATTTTGTTCCAACAGTTATTGGTTTAGCTCTTCTATCTGGATTAGCTTGGTATTTTATAGGGGGAGAGTCAGTTGAATTTTCATTAACTATATTTATTGCAGTTTTAGTTATAGCCTGTCCTTGTGCTCTTGGGTTAGCAACTCCAACAGCGATAATGGTGGGAACTGGAAAAGGTGCTGAAAATGGAGTTTTAATAAAAAGTGGTGTAGCTTTAGAAAGAGCCCATGAAATAGAAATAGTTATATTTGATAAAACAGGAACTATAACAGAAGGAAAACCTAAATTAACAGATATTATAACCATTGGAAATACAAAGAAGGAAAAATTATTACAATTAATTGCATCAGCAGAAAAGGGATCAGAACATCCCCTTGGAGAAGCGATAGTTAATGACGCAGTGGAAAATGGAGTTGAATTTAAAGAAGTAACTTCCTTTGAAGCTATTCCAGGTCATGGAATTCAAGTTATGATAGATGGAAAGAATATTCTAGCTGGAAATAGAAAACTTATGCTAGATAAAAAGATTGATTTGGAACAACTAGATGACATTGCTGATAGACTAGCTACAGAGGGTAAAACTCCAATGTATATAGCTATTGATTTTAAAGCTGCAGGTATAATTGCAGTGGCAGATACAGTTAAAAAAAATAGTAAGAGAGCAATAGAAAAGCTTCATGAAATGGGAATTAAAGTGGCAATGATAACAGGAGATAATAAAAAAACAGCAGAGGCTATTGGAAAGCAAGTGAATATAGATACAATTCTTGCAGAAGTTCTTCCAGAGGATAAGTCAAAGGCTGTTAAAAAATTTCAAGAAAATAATAAAAAAGTGGCAATGGTTGGAGATGGAATTAATGATGCCCCAGCTTTGGCACAGGCAGATATTGGAATAGCAATTGGAAGTGGTACAGATGTAGCCATTGAGTCAGCAGATATCGTTCTTATGAAAAGTGATTTAATGGATGTTCCTACAGCTATTTTACTTAGTAGAAGTACTATTAAAAATATTAAACAAAATTTATTTTGGGCATTTGGTTATAACGTTTTAGGAATTCCAATTGCAATGGGAGTATTACATTTATTTGGAGGACCATTATTAAATCCAATGATAGCAGGTACTGCTATGAGTTTTAGTTCTGTATCTGTTGTAACTAATGCACTTAGATTAAAAAGATTTAAAATAGGAGGAGATATTATGAAAAAAGAAATATTAATAGAAGGAATGAGCTGTATGCATTGTGTTAAACATGTTACAGATGCATTAAATGGAATCTCAGGAGTAACAGATGTGTCTGTTAATTTAGAAAGTAAAATGGCAACATTTAATGCTTTAGATAATGTGAAAGATGAAACTTTAAAAGCTACTATTGAAGAAGCTGGATATAAAGTTATTAAAATAAATTAACAGAAAATGAAAAAAAGCTTTACAAAAGAGCATTTACGGGCTATAACCATAGTAATACTTAAGATAATTTATTAGGAGGATGGTTATGACAAAAAAAGAGTTTGTAGTGGATATTGCTGAAAAGGGCGAAATAGCAAAAAAAGATGCAGAAAAGTTTGTAAATTTATTTTTGGATACTGTAACTGATAATTTAGAAAAAGGAAATTCAGTAGGTTTTGTTGGTTGGGGTAAATGGGAAGTAACAGAAAGATCAGCAAGAGAAGTTAGAAACCCTCAAACAGGTGAAAAAATGCAAGTAAAAGCAAAAAAAGTTGTTAAATTTAGAGTAGGAAAATCTCTAGAAGAAAAAGTTGCAAAATCAAAAACAAAAAAGAAATCAAAGTAAAAAATAATTATACTGTAAACAATAAAAAAGATGAATTCTATAAATATAGGATTCATCTTTTTTTATTTATATCTAAAATTATGCATTGAGTAAAACAATATAATAATTTAAATATCCTGCAAAACTTAACCAAATAATATAAGGTATTTGTAAAATACCTGCAAATTTATTTAATCTAAAGAAATTAAAAGTCATCCATATAACAGCTAATAAAAGGAACATGTGTAAATAAAAACCAGGAACAATTAAATGAAATTTAAAAAACACAAATGGCCATATAAAATTAGAAGTTAATTGAATATAAAAACTAGTTACAGCTAATTTATGATTTCTTTTTTCAAGAATTAAATAAAGGCCTATTCCCATAAAAGTATAAAGGAAAGTCCACACTAGTGGAAATACAAATGAAGGGGGAGCAAAGTCAGGAAGCACAAGTTTTTCATATAACTCCACTGAATTTTGATTAAAGAATCCTGAAATACCTCCAAAAAGAGTGGGTATTAATAGGCATAAAATAAATTTAGATAGCTTAAAATTTTTCATAAAAATCCTCCTTAAATCAAAATAATATCTATATATGTATTATACA
The sequence above is drawn from the Fusobacterium sp. IOR10 genome and encodes:
- the dapA gene encoding 4-hydroxy-tetrahydrodipicolinate synthase, which codes for MTLFTGSGVAIITPFTNSMEVNYPKLKELLEFHVENNTDAIVINGTTGESATMTDEESLDVIRFTVDVINNRIPVIAGTGSNDTRHALEFSIAATKLGVDGLLIVTPYYNKGNENGIYNHYKSIAEAVDCPIILYNVPSRTGVNLSIPLLKKLAEIDNIIAIKEASGNISYAAEIARVVPSLTIYSGNDDMVIPLLSLGARGVISVSANIIPKITHEMVISFLNSDINKGMRLQLDYNGLVNALFIETNPIPIKDAMNFLGYEVGPCRLPLGEMFEENKLTLHKILNEYGVEKWI
- a CDS encoding aspartate kinase, translated to MRVVLKYGGSSVATIDKIKAIAKYIIKLKETKYSEIVVVASAMGKTTNKLISLAKDISENPDQRELDSLLSTGEQQTVSLISMAINSMGSSAISLTGSQANILTTGVHTKSKINSIDAEKIKCYLKKGKIVVVAGFQGINEDGDITTLGRGGSDTSAVALAATLQCECRIYTDVDGIYSVDPRIHPGAKFIEKLSYEEMMEMSNLGAGVMETRAVEIGKKYNVPIFVGKSLNESGGTYIMNTINDLEEKLVTGISVTKEIIITRILNIGYSSEKIAEIFSLVDAGGLNINMITQNMTKDCHVDLSFSCNSDEKYLLEQVISKVKANIPEAEVDYNDNLGMISIVGVGMINNSGIAGRFFSSLSRANINFYQVTTSEISVSSSIDRDLVETAVKAVAKEFNL
- a CDS encoding M20 family metallopeptidase is translated as MKKNAFLESADRVEDFVVNIRRKLHKYPELDFSLPKTTEIICDTLDQLKINYKKNIGKSGIVAEIEGKNKDITLAFRADMDALPILEETECDFKSEHRGKMHACGHDAHMSVLLGVAKVISENIKELPCNVKLIFQPAEETTGGALPMIKEGVLENVDGIFGLHVDPSISAGKIGIKYGPMNAASTRIKIRIKGKSCHGAYPSTGVDSIVVAAQVITALQTIVSRSIDSRESLVLSFGKIIGGETENVITGDVLLEGVIRTLSNKLRDSVKPKIKNMVTLICEGMGAVGEVEYIDSYMALINNDKFVDIVKKSGENVLESKNVKEKKIPEMVVEDFAYYLDKVPGAFFNLGVGMRTKENKPLHNGSFSIDEKSLAIGVKVQVMNLLNAYEYLNKNNDN
- a CDS encoding metal-sensing transcriptional repressor, yielding MNEERKKALQTLKIAKGQVEASIKMIEEDRYCIDISNQILASQSLLKKADILIIKQHMKHCVKESFENNNEDEKIDEVIKLLTKMIGK
- a CDS encoding heavy metal translocating P-type ATPase — translated: MTNKTLKIQGMTCAACAKTVEKVSKKLEGVNEANVNLATENLNITFDENVFSEEKLKKAIEDAGYTALNEKEAPSFEENKSEKEKEVKIFWKRFIILAIFTIPLLYISMGHMFGLPLPGFLNPNISPINFALSQLILTIPVVILGYKFYTVGIKTLVKGNPNMDSLIAIGTGAAFLYGVYAVYQVINGNIFYAKNLYFESAAVIITLISLGKYLEAVSKGKTSEAIKKLIDLAPKTAVVIKNNREIITPIEEVKVGDIIIVKPGEKFPVDGEIIDGHTSVDESMLTGESIPIEKNVGDNLVGASINKNGFIKYKATKIGEDTTLAQIIKLVENAQGSKAPIANLADIIAGYFVPTVIGLALLSGLAWYFIGGESVEFSLTIFIAVLVIACPCALGLATPTAIMVGTGKGAENGVLIKSGVALERAHEIEIVIFDKTGTITEGKPKLTDIITIGNTKKEKLLQLIASAEKGSEHPLGEAIVNDAVENGVEFKEVTSFEAIPGHGIQVMIDGKNILAGNRKLMLDKKIDLEQLDDIADRLATEGKTPMYIAIDFKAAGIIAVADTVKKNSKRAIEKLHEMGIKVAMITGDNKKTAEAIGKQVNIDTILAEVLPEDKSKAVKKFQENNKKVAMVGDGINDAPALAQADIGIAIGSGTDVAIESADIVLMKSDLMDVPTAILLSRSTIKNIKQNLFWAFGYNVLGIPIAMGVLHLFGGPLLNPMIAGTAMSFSSVSVVTNALRLKRFKIGGDIMKKEILIEGMSCMHCVKHVTDALNGISGVTDVSVNLESKMATFNALDNVKDETLKATIEEAGYKVIKIN
- a CDS encoding HU family DNA-binding protein, yielding MTKKEFVVDIAEKGEIAKKDAEKFVNLFLDTVTDNLEKGNSVGFVGWGKWEVTERSAREVRNPQTGEKMQVKAKKVVKFRVGKSLEEKVAKSKTKKKSK